The genomic stretch CGGCGACCGGGTATGCGCGCTGACCCCCGGCGGCGGCTATGCCGAATATGTCAAGGTTCACACCGGCAGCGTGCTGCCGCTGCCCGCCGGCTTCACCCATACGGAAGCAGCGGCCGTGCCGGAAAACTATTTCACCGTCTGGCACAATGTGTTCGAACGCGGGGGTCTGAAGAAAGGCGAGACGCTGCTGGTGCATGGCGGCTCGTCGGGCATCGGCACGACAGCGATCCAGCTCGCGTCGGCCTTCGGCGCCTATGTCATCACCACTGCTGGCAGCAAGGAAAAATGCGACGCCTGCCTGAAGCTCGGTGCCGACCGCGCGATCAACTATCGCGAGGAGGATTTCGTCAAGGCGGTCAAGGAGGCGACGGACGGCAAGGGCGCCAATGTCATCCTCGACATGGTCGGCGGTGACTATGTCCAGCGAAACTATGAGGCCGCCGCGGTCGAAGGCCGCATCGTGCAGATCGCCGTGCAGGCCGGCGCTGTCGCCAGCGCCGATTTCTCCAAGATCATGGTCAAGCGGCTGACCCACACCGGTTCGACGCTGCGGCCGCGCACCGTCGAGTTCAAGGCGGCGATCGCGGCGGCGCTGGAAGCGCAGGTCTGGCCGCTGCTCGGCACGCGCAAGGTGGCTCCCGTCATGGACATGATCTACCCGCTCACCGATGCCTGGCGCGCGCATGAGCGCATGGAGGAAGGCGAGCATATCGGCAAGATCGTGCTCGACGTCGGCTAGGACGGCATCACCTGAATCTCGGCGCTTCCGCCCCCTGCCTACAAGATGAACAGAAGCTTAATGGTGCAATGCAGCATTTGCATCATTGCTATGCAAAATCGGCCGTTCAAGTCCTCATCGATGATCACTATCTGTGCAGCATCGAAACGAACACCCCATCAGGAGGACCACCATGAACCCGATCCGCGCTTTCCGTAACTGGCGCATGTACAACGAGACCGTGCGCGAACTGAACCGTCTCAACGCACGTCAGCTCCACGATCTCGGCATCAACCGCGCCGACATCGAACGGATCGCCCGCCAGGCGATCTGACATCAAGCACGACCCGGCCGCAGGGCCGGGCTCATGCTGAGAAGTAGAGCCGTCGCAGACGTTTCCCGTTTCCGGTTCCGAGCCCGCTGGACCCCGTCCAGCGGGTTTTGTCTTTTTGGGCCGCAGGCAATTGCAGGGTCGCGCGCAGCACTTCCGCGGCCTGCTCAAAGTGCCCGTCCCCTTGGCTGACGACGCTGGCGGCCTAGCCTTTTGAACGCGCTTGCCGGTTCCCGAACGCATCGGGGCAGCCGCGCCTCCAAAAACATTGCGAAACAGCAAGGGAACGGTTATACAGGCCGCGAATTTCCCATTTTGGTGGCTCTAAACCACCGCCCGCGCGGGAACGCGGGCGAACGAGAAGGATTTTTCTAAAATGGCCAATACGCTGCTGATGCCCAAGGCGACCGCCGTCTGGCTGGTCGACAACACCGCGCTCTCCTTCGAGCAGATCGCGCAGTTCTGCGGGCTGCATCCGCTCGAGGTCAAGGCGATCGCCGATGGCGAATCGGCGCAAGGCATCAAGGGCATGGACCCGATCATGACCGGCCAGCTGACCCGCGACGAGATCGCGCGCGCCGAGAAGGACCCGAACCAGCGCCTGAAGCTTTCCGACCCCAAGGTGCGGGTGCCGGAATCCAAGCGCAAGGGTCCGCGCTACACGCCGCTGTCGAAGCGCCAGGACCGGCCGAACGCCATTCTTTGGCTGGTGCGCAACCATCCCGAACTCAAGGACGCGCAGATTTCGCGTCTCGTCGGCACCACCAAGTCGACGATCGAGCAGATCCGTGAACGCAAGCACTGGAACTCGGCCAATCTGCAGCCGATGGATCCGGTGACGCTGGGTCTCGCCTCGCAGATCGACCTCGACATGGAAGTCAACCGCGCCTCGCGCGGCCGCGAACAGGCGCAGCCGGTCGGCGACACGCTGCTGCCGGCGGCCCTGACCGAGCGGCTAGTGCCGGCTCCGGAAAAGCCGAAGGACGAGGATGCCGAACTCGACGCCAACGCCGTGTTCGCCAAGCTCTCGGCGCTGAAGTCGAAGAACGAAGACGCCGACGACGAATAAGGTCCAAGACAGACCGACAAAAAAGCCCGCTTCGAGCGGGCTTTTTTGTTCCAGACACAGTCTCAGCTTCGCGCCACGCGGTCCGGCGCCATGCCATAGTCCTCGCTGCGCTCCACGGCGCGGTAGAAGTCGGCGAGCTGCTTGCCCCGCTCCGGCTTGAAGATGCGGCCGGCGATCACCACCGAGGCGATGCGGTCGATGCGAAAGGCGCGGAAG from Mesorhizobium sp. 113-3-3 encodes the following:
- a CDS encoding NAD(P)H-quinone oxidoreductase, whose translation is MASGQKIPARMTAIAISEPGGPRVLKPETRDVPLPGPGEILIKVHAAGVNRPDVQQRKGAYPPPPGASDLPGLEVSGEVAALGDDISRWRIGDRVCALTPGGGYAEYVKVHTGSVLPLPAGFTHTEAAAVPENYFTVWHNVFERGGLKKGETLLVHGGSSGIGTTAIQLASAFGAYVITTAGSKEKCDACLKLGADRAINYREEDFVKAVKEATDGKGANVILDMVGGDYVQRNYEAAAVEGRIVQIAVQAGAVASADFSKIMVKRLTHTGSTLRPRTVEFKAAIAAALEAQVWPLLGTRKVAPVMDMIYPLTDAWRAHERMEEGEHIGKIVLDVG
- a CDS encoding DUF1127 domain-containing protein, whose amino-acid sequence is MNPIRAFRNWRMYNETVRELNRLNARQLHDLGINRADIERIARQAI
- a CDS encoding DUF1013 domain-containing protein: MANTLLMPKATAVWLVDNTALSFEQIAQFCGLHPLEVKAIADGESAQGIKGMDPIMTGQLTRDEIARAEKDPNQRLKLSDPKVRVPESKRKGPRYTPLSKRQDRPNAILWLVRNHPELKDAQISRLVGTTKSTIEQIRERKHWNSANLQPMDPVTLGLASQIDLDMEVNRASRGREQAQPVGDTLLPAALTERLVPAPEKPKDEDAELDANAVFAKLSALKSKNEDADDE